The Sphingobacterium lactis sequence GCCCGCCTCGATAGACGCTGGCCATTGCACCAACATCGGCACGCGAACCCCGCCTTCGTAGACATCACGTTTATTTCCACGAAAAGGTCCCGAACTCTTAAAAAAGTCCGGATCCGCTCCACCTTCCAGGTGGGAGCCATTGTCACTGGTAAAGATAACCACGGTATTTTCGAGTACCCCCTCCTCCTCCAAGGCGTCCAGGATCTGGCCGACATGGATGTCCAATAGGGTCATCATGGCAGCAAAGGTCGCTCTCGGTTGCCGCTGCGAGGTATAACCCGGGCCGGCATTCGGGCCGTAATCACTACCCTTGAACGGTTTTTCCGGAAACTTACCCGCGAACATGGCCAACTCCTCGCCGGCAGGGACGATCAATTCGGCATGTGGCAGTACGGTGGGCACAAAAAGAAAATAGGGACCATCTTTATACGTATGGATGAAGGTTAGGGTTTTGGCCTGAATGGAGTCAGGGACATAGACCACCCGATTCGTCAGATCGTTCCCTTGCATAGGGATGCGTTTGTCATTATCCCAGAGATGGGTCGGGTAATACCGGTGGGACTGCCGTTGACAGTTATAGCCGTAGAATTCATCGAATCCCTTGTTCAGTGGGTCACCGGTGGTGCCCACCATGCCGAGTCCCCATTTCCCAAAGGCTCCCGTGCGATAACCTGCTTGCTGCAGCAATTGAGCAAAGGTCTGCACATCCGCCGCAAGCGGCTCCTGCCCTTCCGGTTGGATTTCCTTATTCCCGCGGATATAGGTATGGCCTGTATGTTGTCCTTGCAGCAGGGCTGCCCTGGATGGCGCACAAACGGGCGCCCCGGCGTAGAAATCCGTGAACAACATACCTTTCGCCGCTATGCGATCGATATTCGGCGTGCTGAATTTCTCCTGACCATAGGCACTAAGATCTCCATAGCCGAGATCATCCGCCAAGATTAAGATGATATTTGGCTTTTTGCTCTGGCCGAATGCATACACAGCCAGCAACAGCAGGCCAAATACAAAGCTTAATCTTTTCATACATTATAATTTTACGATATTCCCAGTCTTTACGGATTCGTCACAGGCAATGGCGATCTGTAAACTGTTCACAGCATCCTGCATGGATTTGGAAAGGTCCAGATCTTCTTGGATGGCCTGCATAAAGAAAGTCTGTTCGCGGTTGCACAGTTCCTGATGATCCGGTTCGTCGGCCAGGTCAATCCATTCATCCGCACGGGTAAAGTTATTCTCCCCATCGATATCCGCATAATGAACCTTTAACGATTCGGTCTTCGTATGCGCTTCAACAGAATCGGAATTACCGGCCTTAGCTGCTTCTTTTGCCACGATGGATACACAACCTTTCGGACCAATGACATCCTTCACAAAGAATGCCGTATCACTGATCATCGGTCCCCAGCCTGCTTCATACCAGCCCACACTGCCATCGTCAAAACGGATCTGCAGCTGCCCGTAGTTGTAGTTATCGCTGGGAATATCATCCGTCAGCCGCGCGCCGATGGCCGAAACCGTTATGGGCTTCGCGTCCGTCATCTGGCACATCACATCAATATAATGCACGCCACAGTCCACAATGGGGCTCAAACTCTTCATTAAATTGCGGTGCACATTCCACATGTACCCCTGCGATTGCTGGTTCAGGTTCATGCGCATCACCAAGGGATATCCCATGGTCTTGGCGACTTCTATAAAGCGGATCCAGGAAGGGTGATGGCGCAGGATATACCCCACCACAAGCTTCTTCCCTGCTTTATTTGCGGCCTCCACGACTTTCTGAGCACCAAGCACCGTATCCGCCAATGGTTTTTCAATGAAAACATGCGCACCGGCTTCGAACGCTTGGATGGCATATGCTTCATGGGTATCAGGGTAGGTGGAAATACAAACCGCATCGGGCTGGGTTGTTAACAAAGCGGTCTCGTAGTCGTCAAACAAAGGATAATCTGCACCTAACTTTGCATTTAATAGCTTCTTGCTCTCCCCCCGTGAAACCAAACCCACGATTTCAAATGCGGGCATATCATGGTAGGCTTGTGCATGGGACGCCCCCATATTACCGCAGCCTACCACCAAAATCTTTATCTTTTCTATCATCTAGTATGCACCAATAAGGATCAAATTGATTAAGTTGCCAAACCCGGTCTTGGAATCCGTGCTGTATCCAGTTCCATTTCCCAGGAATATCCGTCACTTGTTGGGCCATAGGTTTTCTCCGAATTCTGGATCTCTTCCAGGCTGATGATCTTGCCGGAGTATGCAGCCTCACGTGCCCAAATACCCAACAGGGTAGAATCGGCCATGAAATCACCGTCCATCAGTGTTTCCCCACTTTTGATCGCCGCGAACAACTCATCGTGTTGCGTTTGGTACATGTTATTCATCTTCCCGCTGAATTTCCAAGGGTTCTCGCCATGGATCTGGTAGCTGCTCAATAGGCTAACATTCAGGTTGCCTTTGGTTCCGATGGCCTCGACGGAGTTCCGCGGTTGGGTACCGTTCTGCTGTCTGCCGAAGTGGAAGCCCTTTACGCCATCGCCATAATCGAATTCGACCGCAAAATGGTCGAAAACATTGCCATATTTATCCCAAGGTTTGCTCTGCCGACCACCAGTTCCCGAAACAGTTTTCGGCAATCCCCGGTTCAGCATCCAGCTCATAAAGTCGATGCTGTGTATGGTCTGTTCCACGATGATATCTCCGGAATAACGTTGGTAATAGTACCAGTTCCGGAGTTGATAATCCAGATCCGACCAATTTGCCTGTTTTGGCTTTTCAGTCAGCTCGCCACCTAGGCGGAATGTGCTGATCGAGAATATATCGCCAATGCTACCTGCATGCACCTGCTTGGCCAGTTCCCTGTTTGGCGTGGAGTATCGGAAACAATATCCGGACACCAGGTTCAATTTCTTTTCCTTGGCCAATTTCACGGCTTCCCGGACGCGGTGCACACCCGGAATATCCACGGCCATCGGTTTTTCACAGAAAATGTGCTTTCCCTTTTTCACGGCTTCTTCCAAGTGATCCGGCCGAAATACTGGCGGTGCAGCCAACAGGACCACATCGACTTTGCCCCCTATTAATTTCTTGTAGGCATCAAAGCCGATATATTTTGTTTTTTCTGTCACCTTTACCCTATCCTTATGCGCTTCCTGCAGTGCGGATAGTGCTGTTTCAATCTGATCCGGAAAAATGTCCGCGAGTGCAACGATCTCCACATCGGGATCTGCATTCAACGCCTGAAAGGCAGCACCCGTTCCACGGCCACCACAGCCGATCAGACCAACCCGGATTTTCTTTTTTATTGTAAAATTATTGTGGGATAGGTCTAATGAAGTGGCGCCGAATAGTATACCACTGTTTTTAATAAAATTTCTACGGTCCATTTCGTCTGTTTTTGAACGATTCAGAATGATTTAAGCGATTGTAATTATGAATATTTCAATTATTAATTGAAATAATTAGCTATTTTCACAGCAAAATAACAATTATTACAGTTCTATGCAAATTACTGAAACCGAAACGATGCCACTCATCAGCAACACAACGGTGGTATTCGGATTATTGATGGCCATCCTTGGCTTCGTCTTTTATACGTCCAATTTACAGAACAAATTCATTAAGGGATTTTACAACATCATCCCCCCTTTATTGCTATGTTATTTTTTACCGGGTTTATTGAATTCATTTGGTGTGATCGATGGGGAGAATTCGCCATTGACGAGCATCGGCAGCCGGTATTTCCTACCGGCCTGTTTAATTCTATTCGTATTAAATCTGGATCTTCGGGAGATGTGGGCCTTACGGAAGCGTGCTGGATTGATGTTCATCACCGGAACCGTGGGGATTGTTCTCGGCGGTCCGATTGCGGTCTATTTAACGTCCCTGGTTGCTCCTCAAGTCGTTGGTGGCACCGGACCGGATGAGGTATGGCGCGGATTGGGTACCCTGGCAGGTTCCTGGATTGGCGGTTCCGCAAACCAAGTCGCACTGAAGGAAATTCTACAACCGTCAGCAAATCTATTTTCCTCCATCATTGCCGTGGATGCCTTCGTAGCCTATATATGGATGGCCTTCCTGCTGTACGGTGCGAGTAAATATAAACAGTTCGATAAGTTCTTTAAAGCAGATTCGCAGGACGTAGAAGAACTGAAGGCACGCATGGATGAAAAGGTGAAAACCCATAGCCGCACACCGGAAACCAAAGATATTATCTTGATGATCGCCCTCGCCTTTGGCGGAACAGGTTTGGCCACTCTTCTGGCAGAACCGCTTTCGACCTATATGGCCACCCACTATCCGGACATGGCGAAGTTTTCCCTGACAAATAGTTTCTTTTGGTTGATCTTCTTTTCGACCGTGATTGGTATTGCTCTATCATTCACACCGGCTAGAAAATTGGAATACGCAGGCGCTTCGAAATTGGCTTCGGTATTCCTGTACATCCTGATCACGACCATTGGTATGCAGATGAATATACTGGCCATCCTGGGTAACCCAGGGCTATTCGTTGTTGGCTTTATCTGGCTAGCATTCCACGCACTCCTACTGCTTATCGTGGGTAAAATATTCAAGGTACCCTTTTTCTATTTTGCCGTGGGCAGTATGGCCAATGTTGGCGGTGTCGCTTCTGCGTCGGTAACTTCAGCCGCGTTTCATCCGTCACTGATATCCGTTGGGGTTATCCTTTCGGTCTTCAGTTATGCCATAGGCACCTATGCGGGTTGGTTAACCGCCATATTGATGCAATTGGCCTCAGGACTTTAATCATAATTCGGGGAGGAATCCCTGTAATACTATACTCTTCGTAAGCAGTGAAACCTTTTCCGGTTACAGGGAAAAGGTTTCATTGCTTTTTTTGATTCCCAACGCCCCTGTCGCTACCTAATATATACCCATTCCTTAAAATCACCACCAAAATTACCGATTCAATATAAGTTTTTATTTATTTTTGGAAAATTATTAAAATATAACGTTACCGATTGACCTAAATAGTTAATTTTATAGCGTTAATTTATCAGGTAGGCTTTCAACACCTTCAACCAACAGTTAAGTATTAACTACAAGGAACACATGAAAAAAGAAAAAAACGGTGCAGGACCCTCAATCCAAGGTACTAAAGGACATCATATGTACACGGAACAATTCCTTTCCAGGAAATATTTTGCCCCTAGGGTCAATTTGGAAAAGGTGTCCTTAGAGAGTTCGATCGCCGCGGTATCCACCACCATCAAAGTGAAGGATCAATCCGGTCAGGAACCAAAGGTTAAAGACTGGAAGGAAGATAAAGATATCTCCTATGACCTGGACCTTTGATCAATCTGCAAACCATGGAAAAACGTATCCTATTCCTCATCCTCTTCTGCCTATCAAGCTTCCTTTCCTGTAAAAAAGAAAGTAAACTGAGCCAACCTGTTGGGAATAGCAAAATCACGTTTACCGTCTTCGGTCTCCAACCAAATAAGGTTGTTCATATTGAGCCTAAGTTATCGAAAGATAAGCAGCGCATGGCTAGCTCCCAGCCCATAGCTTATACCCGAATCATACCTGCCGGTGACTTGGAATATGAAGTCATCCTACAGGCTGAGACCGAGCATTCTGTTCTAGAAAAGCGAGCTTCTATTGGAAAGGCGAGCAAAAAAGGAGAAGCCAAACCGATGCAACAGGGTTTCAAATACAACATAGTCCTATACGAAACTGATCAGGAAGGGAAGGCAACAACATTTTTTGCGCAAGCGATGGGTGAGATTGGAAAACCATTGGAAATTGGTGCCTTCCGGAATAAGCGGTACAAATGGTTCGCTTATTCCTTCAACAACAATACAGATCTTCCAGCATTTAACGCATCAGATCCACAAATCGCCGTCCAGGCCACCAACAGCACCACTGGCAATGACTTTCTCTATGCGACGGGGTACATCCAGACAGCCCCTGACCTACAGGCTGAAAACAACATAGCAATTACCTTTGAACGGAAAACCGCAAATGTCAGGTTGTCCCTGAATACACGCGGCATTTTCTCGGCAATCAAAGGGGCTTCGCTAGCGATCGCCAGCGATGATGCCGGCCTCAGTGATGGCGCATTTTCCCTATTGGAAGATAAATTCGTCAACATCACGCCCGCACCCTTAATCAACAATCATGAGTGGCGGAGCCAGGTTGCCGACACGATCCCTAATGATTGGGTCAAATATGCTGATTTTGCCACCGTTACACCCAATAGACCAATTAAACTGAAAGTGTCCCTTCGGGATTTGGTCATTATCAGCCAACAGATCGATGGATCAACCCCTTACCAAATCTTTGAGATTGAACGGTTGATGCCCAATACTGCATTCGATCTCCCAGAATTTGTCCCCGAAACGGGCAAACAATATCGTTTGGATATTCGACTCCGGGAGTCACCGATCCTGATCAATCAAGTGCAGTGGGCGCGCGCCAACCTTTTTTATATGGCAACCTCAAAAGGAAATGCATATCGATTCAGGTATGACAACACCTATTTCAGGAACCAAGCTGGCGGTATTCAGCATATCAAAAATTCCGATTATTGGCATGGCGGACTGAAACCGGGCGACCCTCCATTTACCAATGCAGACCCTTGCCAGGAGGTCTATCCCAAAGGGCTCTGGCGATTACCGGGCTACATGGATTACCTCTTGCTGATTGCCAGCGCAGACAACCCGAATGAGCGCGTTAACCAACCCGGTAACGACGGCTGGTTCGTGAAATGGTCCAATACCGATGTTTCCGGCTCGCACCATTATCCAACGCCGGACCTCTTGTTTACCGCCCTTGGTTATCGCGACAGCAACCAAGTCATTCAGGGCTTCAACTATGAAGCTGGAAATACCAATATCGGTCTCAATGTCAAGTATGGCGACGAAGGGTACTATCGGACCAATGACCCAACCATGTACTTCACCATGAAATACCGATCCTCCATTATCGATCCATTTCTGCTGATTGCGTTGAATGAATTTACAGATGGCCGGGGAGCCTCAATTCGTTGCGTCAGGAAATAATAAACACCCTATAAACATAAAAAAGGCCCCTGTCCTTGGGGCCTTTCCTCTCGAATTGCTTATTATATTATTTTTATTTTTTTGCGTCGATCAGTTCCTGGAACTGCTGCCAATCGTAGTAATGGAATACCATGCCATTACTCATCGCGACCAACATGCCTTTCGGAAACTTGCTACCTATCGGCATGGAAATCGCATCAGCGCCATCACATTCGATTGCTGAAACCGGAACTTCGGCAATACGGGTGTATTGATGTGGATTACCGGCATCCCCTTCCCGCGGATAGATATTGAAGGAATTGTTCTGCTGGTTGGAGGCAACGATATAGCCCGTTGAATCACTGGTCTTATAGATCGCGATTCCTTCATGGTCTTCCTTGAAGTCCTTCTGTCCGAATACGGCAAGCTCTTCATTGCCCTTTGCCGGATCAGCATAGTACTTATGGATGCCATAACCTTCATCGGAATAATACACAAAGCCCAATTCGTTATCAACAGCAATAGCTTCGATTTCTTTACCACCCAGGAATTGTCCGAACGTCCGTACCTTTTCGCCAACAACAACACCATTGTTATCTTTCAGCTCATACTGGAAAAGGTAATTGTCCTTCCCTGCCGTCTTGCGACCGACGATGGCATAAATGGTATTCCCCGTGCTGTCGGATTTGGTATAGAGTGAAATCCCCATTGGTGATTTCTCGGTCTCCCCTTCAAATACCGGAATTCCACCGTTATCCAATGGCTTCAGATCCGGCATACTGAACACCCGGATTTTATCTGTTCCACGCTCGGTTACGACAGCGATATCCACTTTTTTACCGCCGATCTGCATGCCGTAGGCAATATCCACATTGTTCGGTCGGTCCAATGGAACGACCTTATTGATGATCTTGCCATCCATATCGTAGGCGTACAATCCACCGGTCTTCTCGTGCTTATCCGTTCCGATGACAATGACCTGCGTGCTGTCCGCCGGGTTTACCCAAATAGCGGGATCATCCGTATCGTTGGGAACAACTTCCGTTGTCACCATAGGTTTCAGTGCATGGTCAACAACAGGTGCCAATTTATCACCACAGGAAAACAACATGCCCGTGGCCAATCCGTATATCAAAAATTGTTTTTTCATGTTTCAAAGATTACAGGTCGTATTTAAGACCTAAGGTATAACGTGGTTTGTAGTATTCCAACTGTCTCATGTATTGCTTCTCCCCTTGGTAGTAGCGCAATGGTTGGTCTGTTAGGTTATTTGCTTCAGCAAAGATGCGGAATGACTTCGTGATTTTGTAGGAAGCATTGGCATCCAGGAAGAATTGTTTATCGTAGTACGCATCGGTGAATGCATTGTCGCCGATTTCATCCAAATAGGCTGCTGTAAAGTTTGCTGAAACACGTGCAGAGAACTTATTGTTCTCCCACGATAGGGAACCGTTCAACATATGTGGTGCTGTTCTTGGCAAGCCCAATCCTTCACGCAGAATACCATTTTCACCGGAAACACCCTTCGCTTTGGATTCCGTGAAGGTATAGTTTGCATAGACACCGAACCCTTTCAGGAATTTACCAGGAAGGAAATCCAATTGGCGCTGGAAGGCAACTTCAAATCCATACACATCCACTTTGTCGCCATTTCTAAATTGGGCGAAATCCCAAGTTTCTGTTCCTTGGATAGGATTTTTCAGGTCCGGGAAAGTTTCCTCAAAACGAGCCGAAGTAAAGCTCTGGTCACTATACTTGTAGATAAAGTTCTTTAAGTTTTTATAGAATACACCTCCGGAAACAATACCTACATTTTGGAAGTACTTCTCCACCATCAGGTCGTAGTTAACGGAATAAGTAGCCTTTAGATTTGGATTTCCCGCAGAAATTTCGCGGTTTTCCATCAGCGTATTAACATATGGTGCTAAAGCGTAGTAATTTGGTCTGGCCAAGGATGTCGTTACCGCAGCACGCAAGATGAAGTTCTCATCAAAATTATGTTTCAACGTTATACCCGGAAGAATGTTGGTGTAGTTATTCTTGTTACGGATCTCACCGGTTAATTCTTTTTCATCTACAACGTTGTTACCTGTATAGTCGATACGTGTATGTTCGATACGCGCACCCAAAATCAATGCGGTGTTTTCGGTAATGTTCTGATCCCAACGGATATATCCGGCATAGATATGTTCTTTGGCGTGGTAATTCACGGCTAGGTATTCACCTGGTACGGTCTCCTGTTCGAATTTCGATTTATCCGTCAAATCAAGACCACCCAGATAGTCCTTGCTCACAAAGGAACCCGGTGCATAACGCTCGCCCTGTTCCCAAGACCTCGCATCCCAAGTCTGCAATGGGTTGTCCGTCATAGCTTCCAATCCATCGATAGGTGCGTATTCAAAGAAATTGTTCTCTCTTTCCTTGGATTTCAGACGAAGGCGACCTCCGAAACGGAATCTACCTTTTTGTCCTTCGATCACGGAAAGTGGAAAACGGAAGTTCACTTTCATACCGACCTCATCCTCATGGGTATTATTTTCGTTTTCTGTCAACTCCTTCAATTCCAGTTTGGAAAGGTCTGTATTGTCATCTTTTACGAATGGCAAATACGGATCGCTGATATCGGTTCCGATCTTTGCTTTTTTCAATCGGTAGGACATGTAGCGTTCATTCGGTCTCCATTCAGATGCTCTGGAATAAGACGCTGCCCAATCCATATCCAATTTGGATGTCAAAAGGTGCTCACCATGTAAGGAAAAGTTCATTACCGTCTGGCGCTCCAAACGGCGTCCCTTGTTGCGGTTGTTATCAATACCGCCTTTGGTCTCACGACCCAAAGTAGCGATATAGGAGTTCTGCTTTTCGTCCCACTCAATATCCTTATAGGTAAGGGCAAAACGATTCTCGCGGTCATCACGCCAGTTGTACATGGCATTCAAGGCAATGCGGTTTCTGGAGTTGAAATCGTAATCCCAAGCTGCGGATACACTGCGACGAACACGAGCAACATCGTACTTGCGGACCTGCATCTCGTTCATGAATACTTTTCCTTCTTCATCTTTCCATTCCGCTTCAATGTTATTTGAACCGAAATCCTGCGCCTGCATGGTTCCACTCAATACCAAGCCCATTTTATTATCCATAAAACGGTTACCATAGATGAATGCACCATTGTAGACCGCTTTTTCGCGAACAGGCATATAACCTCCGCTCAATGTGGCCGAGATCCGTTGTTTATTCGGAACCGCACGGGTCACCAAGTTCACCGAACCACCAATGGCATCGGCATCCATATCTGGCGTCAAAGTTTTGTTCACTTCAATGGACGAAATCATGTCCGATGGGATCAAGTCCATCTGCACGTTTCTGTTGTCGCCTTCCGCTGATGGAATACGGTCACCATTCAATGTTACCGAGTTCAATTCCGGAGACAGACCGCGTACGATAATGTTACGCGCCTCCCCTTGGTCGTTCTGCATGGTAATCCCCGGTACGCGTTTCAACGCGTCTCCGATGTTCTGATCTGGAAAACGTCCGACCTGATCGGAAGAAATGATGTTAGTGATATTGGAATTGTTCTTTTGCTGGTTCAAGGCTTTGGCCTGTCCTTTGGCAATATCCCCCATCACCGTCACTTCATCGATGGAATTGCTTGCGGCTTCCAATAAAACCTGAAGTTGACCATTGGTCGAAGTAACCTGCACTTGCTGTGAAAAGTGGTCGTACCCTAAATAGTCAACAGTTAATTGATAAGTACCAACAGGAAGATCCAAGAATTCGAAATTCCCGTTCGCATCTGAAACCGTAAATCGGTTTCCTTCAGAAATTCTCAAGGTAGCACCAGGCAAGGAAAATTGATCCTTGCTGTCCATAACCTTACCCTTTAAGATACTGGTCTGGGCAAAGCCGCACACACATAAGAATTGGAAAAAAAGTAAAAGTGTTAATCTCATAAATTATTGATTTCCGGCAAAATTATCACCGACAATTTATCAAGAGATTAACCCAATGTTATTAAAATGTTAACCACTATGTGACAGATAGCTGGTTAAGGTCAAAAAATTATCCATACAGCATAATAGGTGAAGTTTTCTATTGATTTTCAAACCTTCAAAAAAAACACTTTTTTAACCAGAAATAAATATTTACTTTAGTATAGAACACGTGTTCATCACCATATTATAAACAATTGTAACTTCCGAAAGATTATGAAACACCTCTTGTCCCTGCTATTTTTTTGCGCCATGTTTCCTTTTTCTTCATCTGCACAAGAGAACGAATCCCAGTTCAAACAGCAGTTCATCTATGCGATGACATTTCAGATGGATAGCTTGGATAGCAAAAAGCAAACGGAAACCATGGAGCTATTAACAAACGGGAGCCACAGTGTTTTCCAATCACTGGAGAAGGGATTTCGGGATTCGGTGAATTTGGTGAAACGCAAGGAGAAGGCGGATTATGACGTCCGCAATGACGCTTCTTTTCGGGGCAAGTTAAAGCCGATCAATTCATTGTACAGTATTTTCAGGACCGACAACCATTTCCGGGTATTGGATGCGTTTTCGCTGGGCATGCGATCGGACAATTACCAATATTACGAGGAAGAGATCGTGCTTGACTGGAAACTCACCGGTAAGCAGGATAGCCTCTTGGGGCTTCCAGTACAGCAGGCAACAACTGAATTTGGCGGCCGGACGTGGGAAGCATGGTTCACACCGGAAATCCCTATCGGTGCAGGTCCTTACAAGTTCCACGGCCTACCCGGACTGATCGTAAAAATCAAGGATAGCCAGGATTTCTGGACATTCACCCTTACCGACATGAAACAAGATATCAATCGGCAGGTTGCTTTGCCCACTGGTTTACCGAAAACAGTCGCAAAGACCGATAAATTGGCATTTTTCAAAGGACGAAACGATTACTTCCTGAACAGGACGATCATTGATGAAGCTGCAGGCAATATTATCGTGGGCACACCGGAAGGCCGACAACAGTCCATCGATTGGGATAAGAAATATGCAAAGTCACAGAACAATTGGATCGAAAAATTCCAATAGCGACTTATGCGCATCTTCCTTGGCTTCTTGATCCTATTCTTCCTTTCCTTGCCTACCTTTGCACAGGTACAGGTTTCGGGGCGAATTTTGGACCTGGACCAGAAACCAATTTCCAATGTATCCATC is a genomic window containing:
- a CDS encoding arylsulfatase encodes the protein MKRLSFVFGLLLLAVYAFGQSKKPNIILILADDLGYGDLSAYGQEKFSTPNIDRIAAKGMLFTDFYAGAPVCAPSRAALLQGQHTGHTYIRGNKEIQPEGQEPLAADVQTFAQLLQQAGYRTGAFGKWGLGMVGTTGDPLNKGFDEFYGYNCQRQSHRYYPTHLWDNDKRIPMQGNDLTNRVVYVPDSIQAKTLTFIHTYKDGPYFLFVPTVLPHAELIVPAGEELAMFAGKFPEKPFKGSDYGPNAGPGYTSQRQPRATFAAMMTLLDIHVGQILDALEEEGVLENTVVIFTSDNGSHLEGGADPDFFKSSGPFRGNKRDVYEGGVRVPMLVQWPASIEAGSKSRHVSAFWDIAPTLLEIAGAKKLDKTDGISFLPALKGKENQRNHDYLYWEFHEQGGKQGIRMGDYKAIRLKAKDNPDAPIAIYHLPTDINEQHNIADKHPELVEKAKKIMTEARTESALFPFQ
- a CDS encoding Gfo/Idh/MocA family protein, coding for MIEKIKILVVGCGNMGASHAQAYHDMPAFEIVGLVSRGESKKLLNAKLGADYPLFDDYETALLTTQPDAVCISTYPDTHEAYAIQAFEAGAHVFIEKPLADTVLGAQKVVEAANKAGKKLVVGYILRHHPSWIRFIEVAKTMGYPLVMRMNLNQQSQGYMWNVHRNLMKSLSPIVDCGVHYIDVMCQMTDAKPITVSAIGARLTDDIPSDNYNYGQLQIRFDDGSVGWYEAGWGPMISDTAFFVKDVIGPKGCVSIVAKEAAKAGNSDSVEAHTKTESLKVHYADIDGENNFTRADEWIDLADEPDHQELCNREQTFFMQAIQEDLDLSKSMQDAVNSLQIAIACDESVKTGNIVKL
- a CDS encoding Gfo/Idh/MocA family protein; the protein is MDRRNFIKNSGILFGATSLDLSHNNFTIKKKIRVGLIGCGGRGTGAAFQALNADPDVEIVALADIFPDQIETALSALQEAHKDRVKVTEKTKYIGFDAYKKLIGGKVDVVLLAAPPVFRPDHLEEAVKKGKHIFCEKPMAVDIPGVHRVREAVKLAKEKKLNLVSGYCFRYSTPNRELAKQVHAGSIGDIFSISTFRLGGELTEKPKQANWSDLDYQLRNWYYYQRYSGDIIVEQTIHSIDFMSWMLNRGLPKTVSGTGGRQSKPWDKYGNVFDHFAVEFDYGDGVKGFHFGRQQNGTQPRNSVEAIGTKGNLNVSLLSSYQIHGENPWKFSGKMNNMYQTQHDELFAAIKSGETLMDGDFMADSTLLGIWAREAAYSGKIISLEEIQNSEKTYGPTSDGYSWEMELDTARIPRPGLAT
- a CDS encoding DUF819 domain-containing protein gives rise to the protein MQITETETMPLISNTTVVFGLLMAILGFVFYTSNLQNKFIKGFYNIIPPLLLCYFLPGLLNSFGVIDGENSPLTSIGSRYFLPACLILFVLNLDLREMWALRKRAGLMFITGTVGIVLGGPIAVYLTSLVAPQVVGGTGPDEVWRGLGTLAGSWIGGSANQVALKEILQPSANLFSSIIAVDAFVAYIWMAFLLYGASKYKQFDKFFKADSQDVEELKARMDEKVKTHSRTPETKDIILMIALAFGGTGLATLLAEPLSTYMATHYPDMAKFSLTNSFFWLIFFSTVIGIALSFTPARKLEYAGASKLASVFLYILITTIGMQMNILAILGNPGLFVVGFIWLAFHALLLLIVGKIFKVPFFYFAVGSMANVGGVASASVTSAAFHPSLISVGVILSVFSYAIGTYAGWLTAILMQLASGL
- a CDS encoding phytase translates to MKKQFLIYGLATGMLFSCGDKLAPVVDHALKPMVTTEVVPNDTDDPAIWVNPADSTQVIVIGTDKHEKTGGLYAYDMDGKIINKVVPLDRPNNVDIAYGMQIGGKKVDIAVVTERGTDKIRVFSMPDLKPLDNGGIPVFEGETEKSPMGISLYTKSDSTGNTIYAIVGRKTAGKDNYLFQYELKDNNGVVVGEKVRTFGQFLGGKEIEAIAVDNELGFVYYSDEGYGIHKYYADPAKGNEELAVFGQKDFKEDHEGIAIYKTSDSTGYIVASNQQNNSFNIYPREGDAGNPHQYTRIAEVPVSAIECDGADAISMPIGSKFPKGMLVAMSNGMVFHYYDWQQFQELIDAKK
- a CDS encoding TonB-dependent receptor; this encodes MRLTLLLFFQFLCVCGFAQTSILKGKVMDSKDQFSLPGATLRISEGNRFTVSDANGNFEFLDLPVGTYQLTVDYLGYDHFSQQVQVTSTNGQLQVLLEAASNSIDEVTVMGDIAKGQAKALNQQKNNSNITNIISSDQVGRFPDQNIGDALKRVPGITMQNDQGEARNIIVRGLSPELNSVTLNGDRIPSAEGDNRNVQMDLIPSDMISSIEVNKTLTPDMDADAIGGSVNLVTRAVPNKQRISATLSGGYMPVREKAVYNGAFIYGNRFMDNKMGLVLSGTMQAQDFGSNNIEAEWKDEEGKVFMNEMQVRKYDVARVRRSVSAAWDYDFNSRNRIALNAMYNWRDDRENRFALTYKDIEWDEKQNSYIATLGRETKGGIDNNRNKGRRLERQTVMNFSLHGEHLLTSKLDMDWAASYSRASEWRPNERYMSYRLKKAKIGTDISDPYLPFVKDDNTDLSKLELKELTENENNTHEDEVGMKVNFRFPLSVIEGQKGRFRFGGRLRLKSKERENNFFEYAPIDGLEAMTDNPLQTWDARSWEQGERYAPGSFVSKDYLGGLDLTDKSKFEQETVPGEYLAVNYHAKEHIYAGYIRWDQNITENTALILGARIEHTRIDYTGNNVVDEKELTGEIRNKNNYTNILPGITLKHNFDENFILRAAVTTSLARPNYYALAPYVNTLMENREISAGNPNLKATYSVNYDLMVEKYFQNVGIVSGGVFYKNLKNFIYKYSDQSFTSARFEETFPDLKNPIQGTETWDFAQFRNGDKVDVYGFEVAFQRQLDFLPGKFLKGFGVYANYTFTESKAKGVSGENGILREGLGLPRTAPHMLNGSLSWENNKFSARVSANFTAAYLDEIGDNAFTDAYYDKQFFLDANASYKITKSFRIFAEANNLTDQPLRYYQGEKQYMRQLEYYKPRYTLGLKYDL
- a CDS encoding GLPGLI family protein, which codes for MFPFSSSAQENESQFKQQFIYAMTFQMDSLDSKKQTETMELLTNGSHSVFQSLEKGFRDSVNLVKRKEKADYDVRNDASFRGKLKPINSLYSIFRTDNHFRVLDAFSLGMRSDNYQYYEEEIVLDWKLTGKQDSLLGLPVQQATTEFGGRTWEAWFTPEIPIGAGPYKFHGLPGLIVKIKDSQDFWTFTLTDMKQDINRQVALPTGLPKTVAKTDKLAFFKGRNDYFLNRTIIDEAAGNIIVGTPEGRQQSIDWDKKYAKSQNNWIEKFQ